In one Geoglobus acetivorans genomic region, the following are encoded:
- a CDS encoding Na+/H+ antiporter subunit E: protein MSENLDRKISLILTFVTMFVFWVLLSAWAISPDAPGHFNAIHISQGIAAALITTYLSRNVIFDLSRKWHVKFLRAIPYIAWELWQIVLANLDVAWRAIHPKMPLDPVVVEFETPLRGDLALTFMANSITLTPGTITILVEPEKGKFVVHAIDRKLAEPLLVEQTMQNKIAHVFMEGQHDSSA from the coding sequence ATGAGCGAGAATCTGGACAGGAAAATATCTCTGATACTCACTTTCGTGACGATGTTCGTATTCTGGGTTCTGCTGTCAGCCTGGGCCATCTCACCCGACGCTCCGGGCCACTTCAATGCGATTCACATCTCCCAGGGCATAGCTGCTGCCCTCATCACCACATACCTGTCGAGGAACGTTATATTTGACCTGAGCAGAAAGTGGCACGTGAAATTCCTGAGGGCAATACCATACATAGCCTGGGAGCTCTGGCAGATTGTCCTCGCCAACCTTGATGTTGCATGGAGAGCCATACACCCGAAAATGCCCCTTGACCCCGTGGTTGTTGAATTCGAAACCCCGTTGAGGGGAGATCTCGCTCTGACATTCATGGCGAACTCCATAACCCTGACTCCCGGAACGATAACCATACTGGTTGAGCCGGAGAAGGGGAAATTTGTGGTTCATGCCATAGACAGGAAACTGGCTGAACCACTCTTGGTCGAGCAGACGATGCAGAACAAGATAGCCCATGTCTTTATGGAGGGTCAGCATGATAGTTCCGCTTGA
- a CDS encoding DHA2 family efflux MFS transporter permease subunit — protein MRRMEAGQSGHVGYGTKAVNPWLSLIPVATGVFMVMLDTSILNIALPSIAEEFNASASDVQWLLNAYLITLVVLLVTFGRLGDMVKRNLLYVTGMAVFIAGSLLCAESWDILVFIVARVIQAVGGAIMLGNSMALITELFPPGKRGAAMGLNSILIASSFAFGPVIGGWLTTHMSWHWVFYINLPVGLAGIALGLTLLPAMGEKAKVPVDVLGLALLSISLGSLTIGIIQGQEWGWRDDKTIASFIVAFSYLTAFIVRELTCDYPILDLNLFRIRNFTAGVTALFFMSMGLSTSLFLMPFFLQGIKGLTAEQAGLWIMPIPIVNTVIAPLAGRLSDRINPKITMSMGPVVFSIGLYLLSKINANVTFWELLPVLLFIGSGMGLLMPPAMNVMMTSAPPHKAGMASGTIQTSNSLARAMGVSLGGILFTGKMNELIPNFGNEIPNPMQIKILEVLAMKGYAGPIVIITEAFMRSFRSVFLNAIPFILISLFIVLVFLRGGEHLEAIGKSGFTDQSDQNSHGSGWPYTVE, from the coding sequence ATGAGAAGAATGGAAGCTGGACAATCCGGACATGTGGGATATGGCACGAAAGCAGTAAATCCGTGGCTCTCCCTGATTCCTGTGGCCACCGGAGTATTCATGGTGATGCTGGATACCAGCATACTGAACATAGCCCTCCCAAGCATAGCCGAGGAGTTCAACGCCTCAGCCTCCGACGTTCAGTGGCTCCTGAACGCATATCTCATAACTCTGGTTGTGCTGCTGGTCACCTTTGGCAGGCTGGGAGACATGGTGAAGAGAAACCTCCTTTACGTTACCGGAATGGCCGTTTTCATTGCTGGAAGCCTTCTCTGTGCGGAGTCCTGGGACATCTTAGTGTTCATTGTGGCCAGAGTGATACAGGCAGTTGGGGGAGCGATAATGCTGGGAAACAGCATGGCCCTGATCACAGAGCTATTCCCTCCGGGTAAAAGAGGGGCTGCAATGGGGCTTAACTCAATCCTCATCGCCTCCTCATTCGCATTCGGACCTGTGATAGGTGGCTGGCTGACGACGCATATGAGCTGGCACTGGGTTTTCTACATCAACCTGCCGGTGGGTCTTGCAGGAATCGCCCTCGGATTGACGCTGCTTCCAGCAATGGGTGAAAAGGCCAAGGTGCCGGTGGATGTGCTTGGACTGGCACTACTGTCCATCTCTCTTGGCTCCCTTACAATCGGAATCATCCAGGGGCAGGAGTGGGGCTGGAGAGACGACAAGACAATTGCGTCCTTCATAGTGGCGTTCTCATACCTTACAGCCTTCATCGTAAGGGAACTCACATGTGATTACCCCATTCTTGACCTGAATCTCTTCAGAATAAGAAATTTTACAGCAGGGGTTACTGCTCTCTTTTTCATGTCAATGGGGCTTTCAACCTCTCTGTTTCTCATGCCATTCTTCCTGCAGGGAATAAAGGGGTTGACGGCTGAGCAGGCGGGGCTCTGGATAATGCCGATTCCAATTGTGAACACCGTCATAGCCCCACTTGCAGGAAGGCTCAGCGACAGAATCAATCCGAAGATAACCATGTCGATGGGACCGGTGGTCTTCTCCATCGGGCTTTACCTTCTGAGCAAGATAAATGCAAACGTTACGTTCTGGGAGCTGCTGCCGGTGCTCCTCTTCATCGGCTCAGGCATGGGTCTATTGATGCCCCCTGCAATGAACGTTATGATGACCTCCGCACCCCCTCACAAGGCCGGGATGGCAAGTGGAACCATTCAGACTTCCAATTCCCTTGCAAGAGCCATGGGGGTATCGCTGGGCGGAATACTCTTTACAGGAAAGATGAACGAGCTGATTCCGAATTTCGGAAATGAGATTCCGAACCCGATGCAGATAAAAATACTGGAAGTTTTGGCCATGAAGGGTTATGCCGGTCCGATTGTGATAATCACAGAGGCTTTCATGAGGAGCTTCAGAAGTGTTTTCCTGAATGCCATACCCTTTATCCTGATAAGCCTGTTCATCGTGCTGGTGTTCCTGAGGGGTGGAGAGCATCTTGAAGCAATCGGTAAATCAGGTTTCACTGATCAGAGTGACCAGAATTCGCATGGTTCAGGCTGGCCTTACACAGTCGAGTAG
- a CDS encoding formylmethanofuran dehydrogenase subunit A: MLWIKNGIVIDPKNKVDGEKMDVFIKDGKIVDESEVNKEECKVIDANNKLVVAGGVEMHAHIAGSKINVGRTMRPEEMRIVRHTANKLRVSLGRVLLTSPAIGYEYAKIGYTTAVEAASPPIGSPHTHEELDAIPIVDKAMLPVFGNWHFVFKYVAEKDREKLKAFIAWAIERTKGYGVKVVNPGGVEAWMYGGNVKNLEDEVPNWGVTPKEIITELVKSNEELDLPHSVHLHCNNLGNPGNYQTTIETMKLVSGLANKKRQTLHVTHVQFNAYAGSSWRDVASGAEEIAKVVNSMDNVTIDMGQAIFGHATAMTGDAPFQFTLHKLTGSRWVNKDSEIEGGAGIVPIVYLPKNPVHALQWAIGLELGLLVDSDKVVLTTDYPNGGPFTEYPYVMAMLMSRKMREKELERVSPYVQKATSLPAIEVEKTLYDVIQMTRSLPARVMGMENKGHLGIGADADVAIYSINPDDVDPAAQYELINSEFRKPVYTIKGGEIVVKDGAVVAESWGRTFWVDARKKVSLESIDEDLNSFFSSYYTIQRKNYGIQEEWLRNPVRVEVN; encoded by the coding sequence ATGCTCTGGATTAAAAACGGTATTGTTATCGATCCGAAAAATAAAGTAGATGGAGAAAAAATGGATGTTTTCATAAAAGACGGTAAAATCGTCGATGAAAGTGAAGTGAACAAGGAGGAATGCAAGGTAATCGATGCAAACAACAAGCTTGTCGTTGCAGGCGGAGTTGAGATGCACGCACACATCGCAGGAAGCAAGATCAATGTCGGCAGAACGATGAGACCAGAAGAGATGAGAATTGTAAGACATACAGCCAACAAATTAAGGGTATCCCTCGGGAGAGTGCTGTTAACATCCCCCGCCATCGGATATGAGTATGCCAAAATAGGTTATACAACTGCTGTTGAGGCAGCATCACCCCCGATAGGCTCACCCCACACACACGAAGAGCTGGACGCCATCCCAATAGTGGATAAAGCAATGCTCCCCGTTTTCGGAAACTGGCACTTTGTTTTCAAATATGTTGCCGAAAAGGATAGAGAAAAGCTGAAAGCGTTCATTGCATGGGCAATTGAGAGAACAAAGGGCTATGGTGTGAAGGTTGTAAATCCAGGTGGCGTTGAGGCCTGGATGTACGGAGGAAACGTAAAGAACCTTGAAGACGAGGTGCCAAACTGGGGAGTTACACCCAAGGAGATCATCACCGAGCTCGTAAAGTCCAACGAAGAGCTTGACCTCCCCCATTCTGTGCACCTCCACTGCAACAACCTCGGAAATCCTGGAAACTATCAGACCACGATCGAAACAATGAAGCTCGTTTCAGGTCTGGCCAACAAGAAAAGACAGACCCTCCACGTAACCCACGTTCAGTTTAACGCTTATGCCGGAAGCTCATGGAGAGATGTTGCAAGCGGTGCCGAGGAGATCGCCAAGGTTGTGAACTCGATGGATAACGTTACCATTGACATGGGACAGGCAATTTTCGGACATGCTACCGCAATGACCGGTGATGCCCCATTCCAGTTCACCCTGCACAAGCTCACAGGATCGAGATGGGTCAACAAGGATAGCGAAATTGAGGGAGGAGCTGGAATAGTGCCAATAGTCTACCTCCCCAAGAATCCCGTTCACGCCCTGCAGTGGGCAATCGGGCTTGAGCTTGGTTTGCTGGTTGACAGCGATAAAGTGGTTCTGACAACAGATTATCCCAACGGTGGACCATTCACAGAATATCCATACGTAATGGCCATGCTGATGAGCAGAAAGATGAGGGAAAAAGAACTTGAAAGAGTTAGCCCCTACGTCCAGAAAGCAACATCCCTGCCAGCAATAGAGGTCGAAAAAACCCTATACGATGTCATCCAGATGACGAGAAGTCTGCCTGCAAGAGTCATGGGAATGGAAAACAAGGGACATCTGGGTATCGGGGCTGATGCCGATGTTGCGATCTACAGCATTAACCCGGACGATGTTGACCCTGCAGCCCAGTACGAGCTGATAAATTCAGAGTTCAGAAAACCTGTTTACACAATAAAGGGTGGCGAAATAGTCGTGAAGGATGGTGCCGTTGTTGCCGAAAGCTGGGGAAGAACATTCTGGGTCGACGCAAGAAAGAAGGTCAGCCTCGAATCGATTGACGAGGACCTGAACTCCTTCTTCAGCAGCTACTACACAATCCAGAGAAAGAATTACGGAATCCAGGAAGAATGGTTGAGAAACCCGGTTAGAGTGGAGGTGAACTGA
- the mbhE gene encoding hydrogen gas-evolving membrane-bound hydrogenase subunit E, with protein sequence MIVPLDIALIIFLIVSAVSALMVRDLLASIAILGTYTFVMACIYVQMNSVDVGFTEAAIGAGASTALMVASLTRLKRFDTSKINVSKAVVGAMAVFMLAGLFIYVVEDMPPFGEPESPPNKWIELFSLEDSGISTQLENGVLPDEIRSRIESIGYTTASNWPPLEDGTYRIVWNEEEHGWDVLIEKNEKFFPNLEKLYFIESSNGELKVYRYSIPVRWEEKSEEEMNTPNMVTAGLADYRGYDTLGETVVIFTAAVSVAALLRRGYLE encoded by the coding sequence ATGATAGTTCCGCTTGATATAGCCCTGATAATCTTCCTGATAGTATCCGCGGTTTCAGCACTGATGGTGAGAGACTTACTCGCCTCCATCGCAATCCTCGGCACATACACGTTCGTCATGGCATGCATTTACGTCCAGATGAACTCTGTGGATGTGGGTTTCACAGAAGCTGCCATTGGCGCGGGAGCATCAACGGCCCTGATGGTCGCAAGCCTCACCAGGCTAAAGAGGTTTGACACGAGCAAAATCAACGTTTCAAAGGCGGTTGTTGGAGCAATGGCTGTTTTCATGCTCGCTGGTCTGTTCATTTACGTCGTTGAAGACATGCCCCCATTTGGAGAGCCAGAATCCCCTCCAAACAAGTGGATCGAGCTTTTCAGCCTCGAAGACAGCGGAATTTCTACACAGCTCGAAAATGGCGTTCTTCCCGATGAGATCAGGAGCAGAATAGAGTCCATCGGGTACACCACAGCCAGCAACTGGCCACCCCTCGAGGATGGGACTTACAGGATTGTGTGGAACGAAGAAGAGCATGGCTGGGATGTGCTGATTGAGAAGAACGAGAAGTTCTTCCCCAATTTGGAGAAGCTCTACTTCATCGAATCATCGAACGGGGAGCTGAAGGTGTACAGGTACTCCATTCCGGTGAGGTGGGAGGAAAAGAGCGAAGAGGAGATGAACACGCCCAACATGGTCACGGCAGGTCTTGCAGATTACAGAGGCTACGATACGCTTGGAGAAACCGTGGTCATTTTCACAGCAGCGGTTAGCGTTGCAGCACTGCTGAGGAGGGGATACCTTGAGTGA
- a CDS encoding monovalent cation/H+ antiporter complex subunit F — translation MEMLDVFLAVGILITVSILMTMYRVFRGPTTLDRLMATSVIGTKVVVLLVVIGYLFERPIFVDIPLTYAMLNFVGTLIVAKYIERGELWKPYT, via the coding sequence ATGGAGATGCTTGACGTTTTCCTCGCTGTCGGCATTCTCATTACAGTGTCAATTCTCATGACAATGTACAGGGTTTTCAGAGGCCCCACAACCCTCGACAGGCTGATGGCCACCAGCGTCATAGGCACGAAGGTCGTGGTGCTTCTGGTTGTCATCGGCTACCTCTTTGAAAGGCCGATTTTCGTTGACATCCCTCTGACCTATGCTATGCTGAACTTTGTTGGTACACTGATAGTTGCCAAGTATATTGAAAGGGGAGAGTTATGGAAGCCCTACACGTAG
- a CDS encoding sodium:proton antiporter: MDVIELFLERYNYWSFVVLMLIGLYGAIVYNNLVKKIIGLSIFQTAIFLLFISMADVGRDIENTLGLKSGTAPIVWEKGIEHGYMYVNPVPHVLVLTGIVVSAATLALALALMIRIYREFGTLDEEELREMVE; this comes from the coding sequence ATGGACGTGATTGAGCTGTTCCTTGAGCGCTACAACTACTGGAGCTTTGTCGTGCTCATGCTGATTGGTCTGTATGGGGCGATAGTCTACAACAACCTCGTGAAGAAGATAATCGGGCTGAGCATATTCCAGACGGCCATATTCCTGCTCTTCATATCCATGGCCGATGTTGGAAGAGATATCGAGAACACGCTCGGCCTCAAGAGCGGGACAGCGCCGATAGTCTGGGAGAAGGGAATAGAGCACGGCTACATGTACGTCAACCCCGTCCCCCACGTTCTGGTGCTGACGGGCATTGTCGTTTCAGCGGCAACGCTCGCTTTAGCTCTTGCTTTGATGATTCGCATCTACAGAGAGTTCGGAACGCTTGACGAAGAAGAGCTGAGGGAGATGGTAGAATGA
- a CDS encoding MnhB domain-containing protein has product MSDDVNVVIKTTIRTMLPFIQLYGFYVMTGTEGAGGGFQGGVILAASFILYAITFGAEKGREKAPESWNTAFKSFGLYIYAGVGVLTVLYSLGSAEFLNYSATFLSLFVPHTVARGILIADVIEVGIGITVAASFTSLFFDLVWKGDEDGRD; this is encoded by the coding sequence TTGAGTGATGACGTAAACGTGGTCATCAAAACAACCATACGAACCATGCTCCCGTTCATCCAGCTTTACGGCTTTTACGTCATGACGGGAACTGAGGGAGCAGGAGGTGGATTTCAGGGCGGTGTCATTCTCGCCGCATCCTTCATACTCTACGCCATAACCTTCGGGGCAGAGAAGGGCAGGGAGAAAGCTCCTGAAAGCTGGAACACGGCCTTCAAGAGCTTCGGCCTCTACATATACGCCGGAGTCGGAGTGCTCACCGTGCTCTACAGTCTTGGCTCTGCCGAGTTTCTGAACTACTCTGCAACGTTTCTCAGCCTGTTCGTACCCCACACCGTTGCGAGGGGGATCCTGATTGCTGACGTGATTGAGGTCGGAATAGGTATAACCGTGGCTGCGAGCTTCACCTCGCTGTTCTTCGACCTCGTGTGGAAGGGTGATGAGGATGGACGTGATTGA
- the mnhG gene encoding monovalent cation/H(+) antiporter subunit G, with protein MEALHVVSALLMFSGVFFMIAGALGIIRFPDFYTRLHAAGKCDTLGEVLIILGFMVYEGFSFLSVKLLFLSFFILLANPVGTHALIRAAYLTGVKMWKKEESQ; from the coding sequence ATGGAAGCCCTACACGTAGTCTCAGCCTTGCTCATGTTCTCCGGCGTATTCTTCATGATAGCCGGAGCCCTCGGCATCATTCGATTTCCGGACTTCTACACGAGATTGCATGCGGCAGGCAAATGCGATACTCTCGGAGAGGTGCTCATAATTCTGGGCTTCATGGTCTATGAGGGCTTCTCTTTCCTCTCGGTCAAGCTGCTCTTCCTGTCGTTCTTCATACTGCTCGCTAATCCCGTGGGCACTCACGCGCTGATCAGGGCAGCGTACCTCACAGGGGTCAAGATGTGGAAGAAGGAGGAGTCTCAATGA
- a CDS encoding COG1361 family protein encodes MRRCSIFSVLILAAFLLAMGVASAESADFRFHVSPVRDTFYPGEEAVLTLLIENDAKVSSFIINENTSNLLPLITTAKNLRVELSGNPPVEVKTINPQLAGDLPSGMVSKVSFRIKIDPDAREKEYTLTVKIHFTYVTYSIDPLTKTAYITYDHDVYLKNVNIRVSKKDYDFNVRILNSTLLAGKKDVVSVEVINTGKNPVHNTSVILNATPPLMPDPTGMIAYIGDLASREKRTVSFKVYVSENALNQSYPARFVFQFSDAAGFPKTAVKTAPIWVEGSNSIEVENWQSILTPPLNAPVRQKISVPSLPSIPYIPSLPSSSPSFLSGKKVQPASGVVTIPSRGIVEVTLKNTGEEMRDAVAILSFDTPLIRVENSPYIGHLGRNESVRVLFNVENLAQEGKYRGWVAISYTNPRGDEVLTEKHYIAVEIGESPLQIRDVKALLSAGQKGEMVVEVENGIKERLEDVELSLLSSELTITPLTTTAFIGSLESGKVGNARFRIDVDDDAVLGNYTLYLLERFEINGAEIVSSARIPVSVESRGVKIEITSVEATLYPDSTGEVVIKLKNSGSTLYNTIVMLEVSAPLSVAGGSSLGSLVGQSQPGMYFVGTLEPGSTAVVKYRVKVDKDAGAGSYPANLRLSYYDAEGYKHETGSFPIALEVEEKPLITPVLFAAAALGLIALLIAAVIARRSRRKRKSETNEREK; translated from the coding sequence ATGAGGAGGTGTAGTATTTTTTCAGTGCTGATTTTGGCGGCATTTCTGCTGGCCATGGGGGTTGCAAGTGCAGAGAGTGCAGATTTCAGGTTTCACGTCTCGCCGGTCAGGGATACCTTCTATCCTGGGGAGGAAGCGGTTTTAACCCTGCTGATAGAGAATGACGCAAAGGTTAGCAGTTTTATCATCAATGAGAACACGTCGAATCTTCTGCCCCTCATCACAACTGCCAAGAACCTCAGAGTTGAGCTCAGCGGGAATCCACCTGTTGAGGTGAAGACGATCAATCCGCAGCTTGCCGGAGATCTGCCGTCGGGAATGGTTTCCAAGGTATCCTTCAGGATAAAGATCGATCCGGATGCTCGGGAGAAGGAATACACGTTAACCGTGAAGATTCACTTCACCTATGTCACCTACTCGATTGATCCGCTTACGAAAACGGCATACATAACCTATGACCATGACGTTTATCTCAAAAACGTCAACATTCGTGTGAGCAAGAAGGATTACGACTTCAACGTCAGGATTCTGAACTCGACCCTTCTGGCAGGAAAGAAAGATGTTGTGAGCGTGGAGGTCATCAACACGGGTAAGAATCCAGTACACAACACCTCTGTCATTCTGAACGCAACCCCACCTTTAATGCCAGATCCGACAGGCATGATTGCTTACATTGGGGATCTGGCCTCGAGAGAAAAGAGAACTGTATCTTTCAAGGTGTATGTGTCTGAAAACGCACTCAATCAGAGCTATCCAGCCAGGTTCGTTTTTCAGTTCAGCGACGCTGCAGGCTTTCCAAAAACTGCTGTAAAAACAGCCCCTATTTGGGTGGAGGGCAGCAATAGCATCGAAGTTGAGAACTGGCAGAGCATCCTGACTCCACCGCTGAACGCCCCTGTCAGGCAGAAAATAAGTGTCCCCTCTCTTCCATCCATCCCCTACATCCCATCGCTGCCATCTTCTTCGCCTTCATTTCTCTCCGGGAAAAAAGTCCAGCCCGCTTCAGGTGTCGTGACGATTCCGTCAAGAGGCATTGTGGAGGTCACACTCAAGAACACGGGAGAGGAGATGAGGGATGCTGTAGCCATACTGTCCTTTGACACCCCACTCATCCGTGTGGAGAACTCGCCATACATAGGGCATCTCGGCAGAAACGAGAGTGTCAGGGTTCTGTTCAACGTGGAGAACTTGGCTCAGGAAGGAAAGTACAGGGGATGGGTTGCGATCAGCTACACAAATCCCCGGGGAGATGAGGTTTTGACTGAAAAGCACTACATAGCCGTTGAGATTGGAGAAAGTCCCCTGCAGATAAGGGACGTGAAAGCCCTTCTTTCAGCCGGACAGAAAGGCGAGATGGTTGTGGAGGTGGAGAACGGAATCAAAGAGAGGCTTGAGGATGTCGAGCTGAGCCTCCTGTCGTCTGAACTCACGATAACGCCCCTCACCACAACTGCTTTCATCGGAAGCCTGGAAAGCGGAAAGGTTGGTAATGCAAGGTTCAGGATTGATGTGGATGATGATGCAGTCCTGGGGAACTACACCCTCTACCTGCTGGAGAGGTTTGAGATAAACGGAGCGGAAATAGTAAGCTCGGCCAGAATCCCGGTTTCGGTGGAGTCCAGAGGGGTGAAAATAGAAATAACATCGGTTGAAGCCACTCTTTACCCTGATTCCACGGGTGAAGTTGTCATAAAGCTAAAGAACTCTGGCAGCACCCTGTACAACACCATTGTAATGCTGGAGGTATCAGCACCGCTCTCGGTGGCTGGGGGAAGCTCTCTGGGCAGTCTCGTCGGTCAGTCACAGCCTGGCATGTACTTTGTCGGAACCCTTGAGCCCGGCAGCACAGCAGTGGTGAAGTACAGGGTGAAGGTTGACAAGGATGCGGGAGCGGGCAGCTATCCTGCAAATCTGAGGCTGAGCTATTACGATGCTGAGGGCTATAAGCATGAAACTGGCAGTTTCCCCATCGCTCTCGAGGTGGAGGAGAAGCCATTGATAACCCCGGTTCTTTTTGCTGCTGCTGCACTGGGGCTGATAGCCTTACTGATAGCTGCCGTAATTGCGAGGAGAAGCAGGAGGAAAAGAAAGTCTGAAACGAATGAACGGGAGAAATGA
- a CDS encoding PadR family transcriptional regulator, translating to MSDALKGMLKLLILRELESGEATGYELIERIGRIVSKKPSPGSVYPLLNELHDRGFLEVSVRGNRKIYSLSTKGKRALEELKERERMLILDKIRFLMEAGILSGESVDEAVTFVMERREKRWELFRIKNWFRLQEAILKAYRKNPEKTERAVEDAIRMFEAVGDSEGGKHEEV from the coding sequence ATGTCAGATGCGCTCAAGGGCATGCTCAAGCTTCTGATTCTCAGAGAGCTTGAAAGCGGAGAGGCAACGGGTTACGAGCTCATCGAGAGAATAGGAAGAATCGTATCAAAAAAACCGTCTCCCGGATCGGTTTATCCCCTTCTGAATGAGCTTCACGACCGGGGTTTTCTTGAGGTTTCGGTTAGGGGAAACAGGAAGATATACTCCCTCTCCACAAAGGGTAAGAGGGCTCTCGAAGAGTTGAAGGAAAGGGAAAGGATGCTGATACTTGATAAGATCAGGTTTCTGATGGAGGCGGGCATCCTTTCGGGTGAGAGTGTTGATGAAGCAGTAACCTTCGTCATGGAAAGAAGGGAGAAGCGCTGGGAGCTCTTCAGGATTAAAAACTGGTTCAGGCTTCAGGAGGCGATTCTGAAGGCATACAGAAAGAATCCTGAGAAGACTGAAAGGGCTGTTGAAGATGCCATAAGGATGTTTGAAGCTGTTGGGGACTCTGAAGGTGGGAAACATGAGGAGGTGTAG
- a CDS encoding hotdog fold thioesterase, with protein sequence MTGKHLKPEPDGDSFRKFLNAEILEVRDGYARVEGVVSSNYLNFHGTAHGAYIMALADFAFALAVNSGNYSRFALSIRMDFIKPAFHGDRLTAEAEIEYGRKVAFCRLEVKKGDETIARGLAIAYSTDAKRP encoded by the coding sequence ATGACCGGGAAGCATCTCAAGCCAGAACCGGATGGAGACAGTTTCAGAAAATTTCTGAATGCAGAGATTCTGGAGGTCAGAGATGGATACGCGAGGGTGGAGGGAGTTGTCTCAAGCAACTATCTGAACTTCCATGGAACTGCACATGGTGCGTACATAATGGCTCTGGCCGATTTTGCCTTTGCTCTTGCAGTAAATTCCGGCAATTACTCCAGATTCGCACTCTCAATAAGAATGGATTTTATCAAACCGGCATTTCATGGTGACAGACTTACTGCCGAGGCAGAGATAGAATACGGCAGAAAAGTTGCATTCTGCAGGCTGGAGGTCAAAAAAGGTGATGAAACGATAGCAAGAGGTCTTGCAATCGCATACAGTACGGATGCCAAACGCCCGTGA
- a CDS encoding formylmethanofuran dehydrogenase subunit C, which translates to MLILKPKFEFDVSVEAELTPELAEKSLEEIKNFRVWYGKFEKTLGELFDVQKEGDGKKLLLDGDFSKVKWVGSGMDDGEIVIKGNIGANCGAYMKGGRITIEGNADDWLGAEMKGGEIIVNGNAKNLIGCAYYGNPSGMQGGKILIEGDAGNYIGEKMAGGTIEIKGNAGDFIGTEMKGGEIIIHGDCGYAGGDMKSGTIKIGGEFDLLPTFRKSEDGWTGDILVGGEGKILKI; encoded by the coding sequence ATGCTCATCCTTAAGCCAAAGTTCGAATTCGACGTCAGCGTTGAGGCTGAACTCACCCCCGAACTTGCAGAGAAGAGTCTTGAGGAAATAAAGAACTTCAGAGTCTGGTACGGAAAGTTTGAGAAAACTCTCGGAGAGCTGTTTGATGTCCAGAAAGAAGGAGACGGTAAAAAACTCCTGCTCGATGGAGACTTTTCAAAGGTCAAATGGGTTGGATCAGGAATGGATGACGGAGAAATAGTCATAAAAGGGAATATCGGGGCAAACTGCGGGGCGTACATGAAGGGCGGCAGGATAACTATCGAAGGTAATGCTGACGACTGGCTTGGAGCGGAGATGAAAGGTGGAGAGATAATCGTCAATGGTAACGCAAAGAACCTCATCGGGTGTGCTTACTACGGCAACCCAAGCGGCATGCAGGGCGGAAAGATTCTGATAGAGGGCGATGCGGGAAACTATATCGGAGAGAAGATGGCAGGAGGAACAATAGAGATCAAAGGTAACGCTGGAGATTTCATCGGAACGGAGATGAAAGGTGGAGAGATAATCATCCATGGAGACTGTGGCTATGCAGGAGGAGACATGAAATCCGGAACCATAAAAATAGGGGGAGAATTTGATCTGCTTCCAACCTTCAGAAAGAGTGAGGATGGTTGGACAGGAGATATTCTTGTCGGTGGAGAGGGTAAAATACTGAAAATCTGA